In one Paraburkholderia azotifigens genomic region, the following are encoded:
- a CDS encoding porin has product MSANKINKTAAAAVASAALLSLATGAHAQSSVAMYGELDTGLAYISNVGGHSQWKATSGLVDGSYWGLQGIEDLGGGYRAIFRLERGFSVTSGEMFNDHPYYVGIGNEKAGTLTLGHQYDLVHDYLAPFTLTGGTGGTAFAHPFDNDNANNTYLAANSVKYASPSFGGLTFGGMYAFSNTAGQFANNRAYSFGMSYQAGALNAGAAYLHANGRGNSPAGAFEAVVLPTTNDVFDASVQTQNTYGVGVSYAIGDFTMAAAWSRSTFTGVTVIDTGGLAPSAGFSNYELNGIYQLTPSVALAGSYTYTKGSGAHWHNGGVQADYQFSKRTDTYLEAIYQRSSSGAPAVINSADPSSGHNQVLIGAGLRHRF; this is encoded by the coding sequence ATGTCCGCGAACAAGATCAACAAGACTGCCGCGGCGGCCGTCGCAAGCGCAGCACTTCTCTCGCTCGCGACGGGCGCACACGCGCAAAGCAGCGTCGCGATGTACGGCGAACTCGACACAGGTCTCGCGTACATCAGCAACGTCGGCGGACATTCGCAATGGAAGGCGACGTCGGGTCTGGTCGACGGCAGCTATTGGGGCTTGCAGGGAATCGAGGATCTGGGCGGCGGCTATCGCGCGATCTTCCGGCTCGAGCGCGGCTTTTCGGTCACGTCGGGCGAAATGTTCAACGATCACCCGTACTACGTCGGCATCGGCAACGAGAAGGCGGGCACGCTGACGCTCGGCCATCAGTACGATCTCGTCCACGATTATTTGGCGCCGTTCACGCTGACGGGCGGCACGGGCGGCACCGCGTTCGCCCATCCGTTCGACAACGACAACGCGAACAACACGTATCTCGCCGCCAATTCGGTCAAGTATGCGAGCCCGTCGTTCGGCGGTCTGACGTTCGGCGGCATGTATGCGTTCTCGAACACGGCGGGGCAGTTCGCGAACAACCGTGCGTACAGCTTCGGCATGAGCTATCAGGCAGGCGCGCTGAACGCGGGCGCTGCGTATCTGCATGCGAACGGGCGCGGCAATTCGCCCGCGGGCGCGTTCGAGGCCGTCGTGCTGCCCACCACCAACGATGTTTTCGATGCCTCCGTGCAGACGCAGAATACGTACGGCGTCGGCGTGAGCTACGCGATCGGCGACTTCACGATGGCGGCCGCGTGGTCGCGCTCGACGTTCACCGGCGTCACCGTGATCGACACGGGTGGCCTCGCGCCGTCCGCCGGTTTTTCCAATTACGAACTCAACGGCATCTACCAGTTGACGCCGAGCGTGGCGCTGGCCGGTTCGTACACGTACACGAAGGGTTCGGGCGCGCACTGGCACAACGGCGGCGTGCAGGCCGACTATCAGTTCTCGAAACGCACCGACACGTATCTGGAGGCGATTTACCAGCGCTCGTCGTCGGGTGCGCCGGCCGTCATCAATTCGGCCGATCCGTCGTCGGGTCACAATCAGGTGCTGATCGGCGCGGGCTTGCGGCACCGCTTCTGA
- a CDS encoding ATP-binding protein → MQNLLDRTQESLAEGFATLLRSARRQRRLYLVTIVALLAILVVSASLLSALAVGKYVDYMRSIRAQDAANFSVAIHRGQSFLRRAELTVVYYESTDQVQRVSAEAEQAAREQGVVTAAGSGLETGYQVLISEATRARWGESLNARLWRLSSAADSTLVTRAAFDVTNRAVIVGLADDYAVLMPELSPSTDPHAPPASPALIGTLRDTLERNLLAQTGSRAPPKGNYVLAGPYRDPLLGAPAMVAITAYYSGDTPVALIALIVPMEHFFNVTARTPYEGTLLLVSKRGVVKTQPPIDADRAQHVMREAASLPPDTPRYGLDGVLFSVPVADVSSSLVCHLSWGDIVGALRWQLGAIVGVALLAALGVILTAKFWGFTLLRRSNEEAMRALESETINHILVAATPVGLCIVRQRDFHILTSNQLARELLHLGDAPGSLPAHIAAAFKERNAHEAGASRLGKFAEFIVSALPVEPAAADHPDTQYLQISYGAARYRGEDVLFCALLDVTVRHALGQQIRAAQRETEAMMNAQNSFFAAMSHEIRTPLNALLGNLELLSMTPGLDAHQQRLRAVGAAADGLRHIVNDILDFSKIGAGKMKLLPESFKPIDDLENLALSYAPLASGRPLRFYAHLSPSLYRPIRGDRARVVQIVNNLLSNAFKFTSSGKITLTAHVEPDLHDRPVLTCRVIDSGIGMDSSLVARIFNPFVQAESSTSSRIGGTGLGLSICARLCELMGGKIGVESVPGLGSAFTVSIPLDPTAQALADASAALPPRPRGSALVLCQEAASAKVLGEMLEYVGWTASSATSVAAAEAWLRVHRPRFVIVTGEYDLDTVSALRAIQAVPVVWLTRGGQHRPTQRAEGVFEVTEFSHDAIFACIEQLTGGAPPAEAPSAAAAGDERADDPALQGLRVLVAEDNPLNQTLIVEQLTALGCEPILAGDGREALLLLKQTEADLVLTDIHMPIMDGYALMEALRQSHPHLPVLAFSAVAAAEQIDEWRRRGFAAYVPKPASLKQVAAALLTLGLRARHEPADTAAQEEETEEASVDVPQKTFAAPMQQPADTAPALDPADKARFMQMLRDYLAADLPKLASIVDSKDVKALREWAHSAAGGFLVAQETAFAAQCRELQYLCDGEPQWTSVHAAHAAALHDRLRSAFEVDVASIQ, encoded by the coding sequence ATGCAAAACCTTCTCGATCGCACGCAGGAATCGCTGGCTGAAGGGTTTGCCACGCTTCTGCGCTCTGCGCGGCGGCAGCGGCGGCTTTATCTCGTGACGATCGTCGCGCTGCTGGCGATCCTCGTCGTGTCCGCCTCGCTGCTCTCGGCGCTCGCGGTCGGCAAGTATGTCGATTACATGCGCAGTATCCGCGCGCAGGACGCCGCGAACTTTTCGGTGGCGATTCATCGCGGACAGTCGTTCCTCAGGCGCGCCGAGCTCACTGTCGTCTATTACGAGAGCACGGATCAGGTTCAGCGCGTGTCCGCCGAGGCCGAGCAGGCGGCGCGTGAGCAGGGCGTGGTCACAGCGGCGGGCTCGGGTCTGGAGACGGGCTACCAGGTGCTGATTTCCGAGGCGACCCGTGCGCGCTGGGGCGAGAGTCTGAACGCGAGGCTGTGGCGGCTCTCGTCCGCCGCCGACTCGACGCTCGTGACGCGCGCTGCTTTCGACGTAACCAATCGCGCTGTGATCGTCGGGCTCGCGGACGATTACGCGGTCCTCATGCCGGAGCTCTCGCCTTCAACCGATCCACATGCGCCGCCCGCTTCGCCCGCGCTGATCGGCACGTTGCGCGACACGCTCGAGCGCAACCTGCTCGCGCAGACGGGCTCGCGCGCGCCGCCGAAAGGCAATTACGTGCTTGCGGGCCCATACCGTGATCCGCTGCTCGGCGCACCCGCGATGGTCGCCATCACCGCCTACTATTCGGGCGATACGCCTGTCGCGCTGATCGCGCTCATTGTGCCGATGGAGCATTTCTTCAACGTGACTGCGAGAACGCCGTACGAGGGCACGCTGCTGCTGGTCAGCAAGCGTGGCGTGGTCAAGACGCAGCCGCCGATCGACGCCGACAGGGCGCAACACGTGATGCGCGAAGCCGCGTCGCTTCCGCCTGACACGCCCCGCTATGGGCTCGACGGCGTGCTGTTTTCAGTGCCCGTCGCCGACGTGTCGTCGTCGCTCGTGTGTCATCTGTCCTGGGGCGACATCGTCGGCGCGCTGCGCTGGCAGCTCGGCGCGATCGTCGGCGTAGCCCTGCTGGCAGCGCTCGGCGTGATCCTCACGGCGAAGTTCTGGGGTTTCACACTGCTGCGCCGTTCGAACGAAGAGGCGATGCGCGCGCTCGAAAGCGAGACGATCAACCACATCCTCGTGGCGGCGACGCCCGTCGGGCTGTGCATCGTGCGGCAGCGCGACTTTCATATCCTGACGTCGAACCAGCTGGCGCGCGAGCTGCTGCATCTCGGCGACGCACCCGGCAGCTTGCCCGCGCATATCGCCGCCGCCTTCAAGGAGCGTAACGCACACGAAGCGGGCGCGTCGCGGCTCGGCAAGTTCGCGGAGTTCATCGTGAGTGCGCTGCCCGTCGAGCCCGCCGCCGCCGACCATCCCGACACGCAATATCTGCAGATCAGCTATGGCGCGGCGCGCTATCGCGGCGAGGACGTGCTGTTTTGCGCGCTGCTCGACGTCACCGTGCGGCATGCGCTCGGCCAGCAGATTCGCGCAGCGCAGCGCGAGACGGAAGCCATGATGAACGCGCAGAACAGTTTCTTCGCCGCGATGAGCCACGAGATTCGTACGCCGTTGAACGCGCTGCTCGGCAATCTCGAACTGCTGTCGATGACGCCTGGCCTCGACGCCCACCAGCAACGCCTGCGCGCCGTCGGCGCGGCGGCGGACGGGTTGCGGCACATCGTCAACGACATCCTCGATTTCTCGAAGATCGGTGCGGGCAAGATGAAGCTGCTGCCGGAATCGTTCAAGCCGATCGACGACCTCGAAAACCTCGCGCTGTCGTATGCGCCGCTCGCGTCCGGCAGGCCGTTGCGCTTCTATGCGCACTTGTCGCCGTCGCTCTACCGGCCGATTCGCGGCGACCGTGCGCGGGTCGTGCAGATCGTCAACAACCTGCTGTCGAACGCGTTCAAGTTCACGTCGAGCGGCAAGATCACGTTGACGGCGCACGTCGAGCCCGACCTGCACGACCGCCCGGTGCTGACGTGCCGTGTGATCGATTCGGGGATCGGCATGGATTCGTCGCTGGTTGCGCGGATCTTCAATCCTTTCGTGCAGGCCGAGTCGAGTACGTCGAGCCGGATCGGCGGGACGGGCCTCGGCCTCTCCATTTGTGCGCGGCTGTGCGAATTGATGGGCGGCAAGATCGGCGTCGAAAGCGTGCCGGGGCTCGGCAGCGCGTTCACCGTGTCGATTCCGCTCGATCCGACGGCACAGGCGCTCGCCGACGCTTCCGCTGCGCTGCCGCCACGGCCGCGCGGCAGCGCGTTGGTGCTGTGCCAGGAAGCGGCATCGGCGAAAGTGCTGGGCGAAATGCTCGAGTACGTGGGCTGGACGGCGAGCAGCGCGACTTCAGTGGCGGCGGCGGAAGCCTGGCTGCGCGTGCACCGGCCCAGGTTCGTGATCGTCACGGGCGAATATGATCTCGACACCGTCTCGGCGTTGCGTGCGATCCAGGCGGTGCCCGTCGTCTGGTTGACGCGCGGCGGGCAGCATCGGCCGACACAGCGCGCCGAAGGCGTGTTCGAAGTGACCGAGTTCAGTCACGACGCGATCTTCGCGTGCATCGAGCAATTGACGGGCGGCGCCCCGCCAGCGGAAGCGCCGTCCGCCGCAGCCGCAGGCGACGAACGCGCGGACGATCCCGCGCTGCAAGGGCTGCGCGTGCTCGTCGCGGAAGACAATCCGCTCAACCAGACGCTCATCGTCGAGCAGCTGACCGCGCTCGGTTGCGAGCCGATCCTCGCCGGCGACGGCCGCGAGGCGCTGCTGTTGCTCAAGCAGACCGAGGCCGATCTCGTGCTGACCGACATCCACATGCCGATCATGGACGGCTATGCGCTGATGGAAGCGCTGCGCCAATCGCATCCGCATTTGCCCGTGCTCGCGTTCAGCGCGGTCGCGGCTGCCGAGCAGATCGACGAATGGCGGCGGCGCGGCTTTGCGGCATATGTGCCGAAACCGGCGTCGCTGAAACAGGTGGCGGCCGCGCTGCTGACGCTCGGCTTGCGCGCGCGGCACGAACCGGCTGACACAGCGGCGCAAGAGGAGGAAACCGAAGAAGCATCGGTCGACGTTCCGCAAAAAACCTTCGCCGCCCCCATGCAGCAGCCTGCCGACACAGCGCCCGCGCTCGACCCCGCCGACAAAGCCCGCTTCATGCAGATGCTGCGCGACTATCTGGCGGCGGACCTGCCGAAACTGGCGTCGATCGTCGACAGCAAGGACGTGAAAGCATTGCGCGAATGGGCGCATAGCGCGGCGGGCGGCTTCCTCGTCGCGCAGGAGACAGCGTTCGCCGCGCAATGCCGCGAGCTTCAGTATCTATGCGACGGCGAGCCCCAATGGACGTCCGTTCACGCCGCCCACGCCGCTGCGCTGCACGACCGCTTGCGCAGCGCCTTCGAAGTCGACGTCGCGTCGATCCAATGA
- a CDS encoding PAS domain-containing methyl-accepting chemotaxis protein — translation MRNNQPVTQNEYDYPSSQMLVSATDLKGKIQYCNPAFVAVSGYTRAELIGKPHNLIRHPDMPAEAFADMWATIRAGRPWSAFVKNRRKNGDHYWVRASVTPVIENGTPVGYLSVRVKPDREQVRAADALYAKMRAGEARGVRLQQGVVVRTGLLGKLGALMRLPVAMRATIGYMVAPVALLAAGLVAWGGTPPLPFWIAFGVTAATSAAAAQLLSRHLGQPVDAMSSFATRMAAGDLTADLAIARHDDLGDVLQALNQLKANLAAIVFDVRTQIGGMLDAAHEISSGNMDLARRTEMQAASLEETAATMEQLTTTVQANADASVRALDLVRDAQSAAATGGKVAQQVEQTMAGITEASKRIADITGVIDGIAFQTNILALNAAVEAARAGEAGRSFAVVASEVRMLAQRCAASAKEIKQVVDTTVNEVAQGTELVARTTAQMAVIDEAVARVSSLIVEVANASSEQADGIGQVNQAVSHLDSATQQNAALVEQAAATAQRLAEQADVLDEAVRLFTVAGAPEQGAKKQAVRTATALRAPAVPARAVHTAVEEDALV, via the coding sequence ATGCGCAATAACCAGCCTGTTACCCAGAACGAGTACGACTATCCGTCCTCGCAGATGCTCGTTTCAGCCACCGATCTCAAAGGCAAGATCCAGTACTGCAATCCCGCATTCGTCGCCGTGTCCGGCTACACGCGCGCCGAACTGATCGGCAAGCCGCACAACCTGATCCGTCACCCCGACATGCCCGCCGAAGCCTTCGCCGACATGTGGGCGACGATCCGCGCCGGCCGTCCCTGGTCGGCGTTCGTCAAGAACCGCCGCAAGAACGGCGATCACTACTGGGTGCGGGCGAGCGTCACGCCCGTTATCGAAAACGGCACGCCCGTCGGCTACCTGAGCGTGCGGGTCAAGCCGGATCGCGAGCAGGTCCGCGCGGCGGACGCGCTATACGCGAAGATGCGCGCGGGCGAAGCGCGCGGTGTGCGGCTGCAGCAGGGCGTCGTCGTGCGCACGGGTCTGCTCGGCAAGCTTGGCGCGCTGATGCGGCTGCCCGTCGCGATGCGCGCAACGATTGGCTATATGGTCGCGCCCGTCGCACTGCTGGCGGCGGGCCTCGTGGCATGGGGCGGCACCCCGCCGCTGCCGTTCTGGATCGCGTTCGGCGTGACGGCCGCGACGAGCGCGGCCGCCGCTCAGTTGCTGTCGCGCCACCTGGGCCAGCCGGTCGACGCGATGTCGTCGTTCGCCACGCGCATGGCCGCGGGCGACCTGACCGCCGATCTCGCCATCGCGCGTCACGACGATCTCGGCGACGTGCTGCAAGCACTCAACCAGCTGAAGGCGAATCTCGCAGCGATCGTGTTCGACGTGCGCACGCAGATCGGCGGAATGCTCGATGCCGCGCACGAAATCTCGTCGGGCAACATGGACCTCGCACGCCGCACGGAAATGCAGGCGGCATCGCTGGAAGAAACGGCGGCGACGATGGAGCAGCTGACAACCACCGTGCAGGCCAACGCCGACGCCTCCGTGCGCGCGCTCGATCTGGTCCGCGACGCGCAATCGGCGGCCGCGACGGGCGGCAAGGTCGCGCAGCAGGTCGAGCAGACGATGGCGGGCATCACGGAAGCCTCGAAGCGGATCGCCGACATCACGGGCGTGATCGACGGTATCGCGTTCCAGACCAACATTCTCGCGCTCAACGCGGCCGTGGAAGCGGCGCGCGCGGGCGAGGCGGGCCGCTCGTTCGCCGTGGTCGCGAGCGAAGTGCGCATGCTCGCGCAACGCTGCGCGGCGTCGGCGAAGGAAATCAAGCAGGTGGTCGATACGACGGTGAACGAAGTGGCGCAAGGCACCGAACTCGTCGCGCGTACGACGGCGCAGATGGCCGTGATCGATGAGGCGGTGGCGCGTGTGTCGTCGCTGATCGTCGAGGTGGCGAACGCGAGCAGCGAACAGGCCGACGGCATCGGCCAGGTCAATCAGGCCGTATCGCACCTGGACAGCGCGACGCAGCAGAACGCGGCGCTCGTCGAGCAGGCTGCGGCCACCGCGCAACGTCTCGCGGAACAGGCCGACGTGCTCGACGAAGCAGTGCGTCTGTTCACCGTGGCGGGCGCACCCGAGCAGGGCGCGAAGAAGCAGGCGGTGCGTACGGCGACGGCGCTGCGCGCTCCCGCCGTGCCTGCGCGCGCGGTTCACACCGCAGTCGAAGAGGACGCATTGGTCTGA
- a CDS encoding methylated-DNA--[protein]-cysteine S-methyltransferase, which produces MKQCMSMPSPLGDILLRAEDDALTGVYFVGQKYFPAADALAANGESRVLHQAREQLEEYFAGERFQFALPLRMPGSAFQRDVWEQLVQIPYGETASYGGIAQRLGLPLSASRAVGAANGRNPISIVVPCHRVISSAGDLTGYAGGLHRKKALLKLERPMSKAPQQLELPAFG; this is translated from the coding sequence ATGAAGCAATGCATGTCGATGCCCAGCCCGCTCGGCGACATTCTGCTGCGCGCCGAGGACGACGCGCTGACGGGCGTGTACTTCGTCGGACAGAAATATTTTCCGGCTGCCGACGCGCTTGCCGCGAATGGCGAATCACGCGTGCTGCATCAGGCGCGCGAGCAGCTCGAAGAATACTTCGCAGGCGAGCGTTTTCAGTTCGCGCTGCCGCTGCGGATGCCCGGCAGCGCATTCCAGCGCGACGTGTGGGAGCAACTGGTGCAGATTCCCTACGGCGAGACGGCCAGCTACGGCGGCATCGCGCAGCGGCTCGGCTTGCCGCTGTCGGCATCGCGCGCAGTCGGCGCGGCCAACGGGCGTAATCCGATCTCGATCGTCGTGCCGTGCCACCGCGTGATTTCGAGCGCGGGCGATCTGACCGGCTACGCGGGCGGACTGCATCGGAAGAAGGCGCTGCTGAAGCTGGAGCGGCCCATGTCGAAAGCGCCGCAACAGCTGGAGTTGCCGGCGTTCGGTTGA
- a CDS encoding DedA family protein/thiosulfate sulfurtransferase GlpE → MLHDLVEQYGPAIVFVNVLAASIGLPVPAMPCLVLFGAMAAMHPGSVGTQVLPVLVLAVFATLIGDSAWFAAGRIYGGNTLKTLCKLSLSRDTCVKKTERFFGRWGVRVLAVAKFVPGLSIVSIPMAGAMGTPYRTFLAYDSIGATLWSGLGLVLGVVFAQQIDMLFAGASRLGKMTAVVVAVLLAIYCSYRWYRRRQLIKKLATARMDVDELYKLMLDKRSPVLFDIRSQEKRALDPFVIPGSVFADERQLDEIVAKYPHDQKLVIYCSCPNEVSAAWMAKQLTEAGFQDVIPLRGGLDAWRDAGRHLEPLAEELEPTMAVGITPKTV, encoded by the coding sequence ATGCTACATGATCTCGTCGAGCAGTACGGGCCTGCCATCGTATTCGTCAATGTGCTTGCCGCATCCATCGGGCTGCCCGTGCCCGCGATGCCCTGTCTCGTGCTGTTCGGCGCGATGGCCGCAATGCACCCTGGTTCCGTGGGCACCCAGGTGCTGCCCGTGCTCGTGCTCGCGGTGTTCGCCACGCTGATCGGCGACAGTGCGTGGTTCGCGGCCGGGCGCATCTACGGCGGCAACACGCTGAAGACGCTCTGCAAGCTGTCGCTGTCGCGCGATACCTGCGTGAAGAAGACCGAGCGCTTCTTCGGCCGCTGGGGCGTGCGTGTGCTGGCCGTGGCGAAGTTCGTGCCGGGCCTGTCCATTGTCTCTATTCCGATGGCGGGCGCGATGGGCACGCCGTACCGCACTTTCCTCGCGTACGACAGCATCGGCGCGACGCTCTGGTCGGGGCTCGGCCTCGTGCTCGGCGTCGTGTTCGCCCAGCAGATCGACATGCTGTTCGCCGGCGCGAGCCGCCTCGGCAAGATGACGGCCGTGGTGGTCGCGGTGCTGCTGGCCATTTACTGCTCGTATCGCTGGTACCGGCGCCGTCAGCTGATCAAGAAGCTCGCTACCGCGCGCATGGACGTCGACGAACTGTACAAGCTGATGCTCGACAAGCGCTCGCCTGTTCTGTTCGACATCCGCTCGCAGGAAAAGCGCGCGCTCGATCCGTTCGTGATTCCCGGCTCGGTGTTCGCGGACGAGCGTCAGCTCGACGAAATCGTCGCGAAGTACCCACACGATCAGAAGCTCGTGATCTATTGCTCGTGTCCGAACGAGGTGTCGGCGGCGTGGATGGCGAAGCAACTGACGGAAGCCGGCTTCCAGGACGTGATTCCGCTGCGCGGCGGCCTCGATGCGTGGCGCGACGCGGGGCGACACCTCGAGCCGCTCGCCGAGGAACTCGAGCCAACAATGGCCGTCGGCATCACGCCGAAGACAGTCTGA
- a CDS encoding FAD-dependent oxidoreductase, which translates to MGVTREGEDAQRAAAGEAPFSTLSTRRHQMFPELQPEEIKRLCKFGERRHFETGEMLYRTGSTGAGMMVVLSGAVKVYQRDGLGRELLINVHHKGSFLAEVGQLSGKPALIDAMALEPGEVLLITPERLRALIVAEAELGERIMRALILRRVGLIERGAGGPIIVGKSNDRRLVSLQGFLARNGHPHTVLDERDEDGLRVVEQFAAGPEDMPLVICPDGSVLRHPSDPELATCLGLIPDLDSEHVYDVAIVGAGPAGLATAVYAASEGLSVIVLDGRAPGGQAGASSRIENYLGFPTGISGQALAGRAFVQAQKFGAHVAIPVRVKHLHCDERPYRLELACQGSIRAQAIVIASGAVYRRPEIDGLDRFDGRGIYYWASPVEAKLCKREEIVLVGGGNSAGQGIVYLASHAKHIHVLIRRSGFESTMSRYLIDRISSLPNVTVYPGTEIGWLEGDEGGLAKIGLKRPCADGRDCFDARHLFLFTGADPNTDWLRSCGVELDAKGFVLTGKDSACDLTTSVEGVYAIGDARAGSTKRVAAAVGEGAQVVAQIHQMLAERAGETVALGA; encoded by the coding sequence ATGGGTGTAACGCGAGAGGGTGAAGACGCGCAACGCGCCGCCGCCGGCGAGGCGCCGTTCTCGACGCTGTCGACACGGCGTCACCAGATGTTCCCCGAACTCCAGCCGGAGGAAATCAAGCGGCTGTGCAAGTTCGGCGAACGGCGCCACTTCGAGACGGGCGAGATGCTGTACCGCACGGGCAGCACGGGCGCCGGGATGATGGTTGTGCTGTCGGGCGCAGTGAAGGTGTATCAGCGCGACGGGCTCGGGCGCGAACTGCTCATCAACGTACACCATAAGGGTTCGTTCCTCGCCGAAGTCGGCCAGCTGTCGGGCAAGCCTGCGCTCATCGACGCGATGGCGCTGGAGCCGGGCGAAGTCCTGCTGATTACACCCGAACGGCTGCGCGCGCTGATCGTCGCGGAAGCCGAACTCGGCGAGCGCATCATGCGCGCGCTGATCCTGCGCCGCGTCGGGCTGATCGAGCGCGGCGCGGGCGGGCCGATCATCGTCGGCAAGAGCAATGACCGGCGGCTGGTGTCGCTGCAAGGGTTCCTCGCGCGCAACGGTCATCCGCACACCGTCCTCGACGAACGCGATGAAGACGGCCTGCGCGTAGTCGAGCAGTTCGCGGCAGGACCCGAAGACATGCCGCTCGTGATCTGTCCGGACGGCTCGGTGCTGCGTCATCCGAGCGATCCCGAACTGGCCACTTGCCTCGGCCTGATCCCCGATCTCGACTCGGAACACGTGTACGACGTGGCGATCGTCGGCGCGGGCCCGGCAGGGCTGGCAACGGCCGTGTATGCGGCGTCGGAAGGCCTGTCGGTGATCGTGCTCGACGGGCGCGCGCCGGGCGGCCAGGCGGGCGCCAGTTCGCGCATCGAAAACTACCTCGGCTTTCCGACGGGCATTTCCGGCCAGGCGCTCGCGGGCCGCGCGTTCGTGCAGGCGCAGAAGTTCGGCGCGCACGTCGCGATTCCCGTCAGGGTCAAGCATCTGCATTGCGACGAGCGTCCGTACCGGCTCGAACTCGCTTGCCAGGGCAGCATCCGCGCGCAGGCTATCGTGATCGCGAGCGGCGCGGTCTACCGGCGCCCCGAGATCGACGGACTCGACCGCTTCGACGGCCGCGGCATCTATTACTGGGCGTCGCCCGTCGAGGCGAAGCTGTGCAAGCGCGAGGAGATCGTGCTGGTCGGCGGCGGCAATTCGGCGGGACAGGGCATCGTCTATCTGGCGTCGCACGCGAAGCACATTCACGTGCTGATCCGCCGCAGCGGCTTCGAATCGACCATGTCGCGCTATCTGATCGACCGGATTTCGTCGCTGCCCAATGTCACCGTCTATCCGGGCACGGAGATCGGCTGGCTGGAAGGCGATGAAGGCGGACTCGCGAAAATCGGCCTGAAGCGCCCATGCGCCGACGGACGCGACTGCTTCGACGCGCGCCATCTGTTCCTGTTCACGGGCGCCGATCCGAACACGGACTGGCTGCGCTCGTGCGGCGTCGAACTGGACGCGAAGGGCTTCGTGCTGACGGGCAAGGATTCGGCCTGCGATCTGACGACGTCCGTCGAAGGCGTCTACGCAATCGGCGATGCGCGCGCGGGATCGACCAAGCGCGTGGCTGCCGCCGTCGGCGAAGGCGCGCAGGTCGTCGCGCAAATCCATCAGATGCTCGCCGAGCGTGCGGGAGAAACGGTCGCGCTGGGCGCCTGA
- a CDS encoding winged helix-turn-helix domain-containing protein gives MITLPVSAARTLHLAAQGLLTPPRRKATKADVLDAIRQMAQLQIDTIHVVARSPYLVLFSRIGAYQPQWLDEHLAEGALFEYWSHEACFLPIEDYGLMRHRMLDPSDMGWKYAADWHTQYRSEIDKLLAQIRATGPVRSADFAREAGKGNGWWDWKPEKRHLEVLFATGELMVAERRNFQRVYDVTERVLPHWNDARDLQPADAVAQELLRRSCRALGVVRADWVADYFRMPRRPYTDALHQLADAGELTPVSVEGWKQPTFVHRDFTPMIDAASSGQMSSTVTTLLSPFDPVVWDRKRAAALFDFDYVIECYVPAAKRKYGYYVLPILNRGKLIGRVDAKAHRATGVFELKALHLEPGVRVSGRLTADLRRALQRCADWHGTPQLQITSAPDGLAAALAAADE, from the coding sequence GTGATCACACTGCCCGTCTCTGCCGCCCGCACCCTGCATCTGGCCGCTCAAGGCCTGCTCACGCCGCCGCGCCGCAAGGCGACCAAAGCCGATGTGCTCGACGCGATCCGCCAGATGGCGCAATTGCAGATCGACACGATTCATGTCGTCGCGCGCAGTCCGTATCTCGTGTTGTTCAGCCGGATCGGCGCCTATCAGCCGCAATGGCTCGACGAGCATCTCGCGGAAGGCGCGCTGTTCGAGTACTGGTCGCACGAAGCGTGTTTCCTGCCCATCGAGGATTACGGCCTGATGCGTCACCGGATGCTCGATCCGAGCGACATGGGCTGGAAATACGCGGCCGACTGGCACACGCAATACCGCTCCGAGATCGACAAGCTGCTCGCGCAGATCCGCGCGACGGGCCCCGTACGCTCGGCCGATTTCGCACGCGAAGCGGGCAAAGGCAATGGCTGGTGGGACTGGAAGCCGGAGAAGCGGCACCTCGAAGTGCTGTTCGCAACGGGCGAACTGATGGTCGCGGAGCGGCGCAATTTTCAGCGCGTGTACGACGTGACCGAGCGCGTGCTGCCGCATTGGAACGATGCGCGCGACCTGCAACCCGCGGACGCCGTCGCGCAAGAACTGCTGCGGCGCAGTTGCCGCGCGCTAGGCGTGGTGCGCGCGGACTGGGTCGCGGACTACTTCCGGATGCCGCGCCGCCCGTACACAGATGCGCTCCATCAACTCGCCGACGCAGGCGAACTGACGCCCGTGAGCGTCGAAGGCTGGAAGCAGCCGACCTTCGTGCATCGCGACTTCACACCGATGATCGATGCAGCGTCGAGCGGGCAAATGTCGTCGACGGTCACGACGCTGCTGTCGCCGTTCGATCCCGTCGTCTGGGATCGCAAGCGCGCGGCGGCGCTGTTCGATTTCGACTATGTGATCGAATGCTACGTGCCTGCCGCGAAGCGCAAATACGGCTACTACGTGCTGCCGATCCTGAATCGCGGGAAGCTGATTGGGCGTGTCGACGCGAAGGCGCATCGCGCGACAGGCGTGTTCGAACTGAAGGCGCTGCATCTGGAGCCGGGCGTCCGCGTGAGCGGGCGGCTCACGGCAGACTTGCGGCGCGCGCTGCAGCGCTGTGCCGACTGGCACGGCACGCCGCAATTGCAGATCACATCGGCGCCTGACGGACTCGCGGCCGCGCTCGCCGCCGCCGACGAATAA